In the Channa argus isolate prfri chromosome 6, Channa argus male v1.0, whole genome shotgun sequence genome, tttaaaatgaaaacttttgACTAATTCATTTCCCTTTTGCCTAAAAATGTATCTTGTGGCCCAAGATTAGAATCAGTGGCCTACGCAGGGCTGAGCAACTGTCGCAGAAAGTAAAATATCGCAAAGTACGTTTTTTCCAACATTGTGTGTGGGAAGCGATTTggagcagagacacacagtgagAACTGCTGTGAAAATAAACTGTACAGACCAAGTTAAGAACAGAATggttaaatgtataaatgtgtctAGACGATGTTTGTGCACTTTTCCGtactttatgaaaaaataaactgtctTATTGTTCATCCCAAGCACAAAGTAGAGAAAACAGTTACACCTCAACCTGCTATATTATTTATTCTACCtgtttgaaaacacattcaTGTTGTTCACATACTTAGAATTATGCAAAGTGTGTGCGTCTAACCTGCAGGGCTACAAGATGGACGACCTATTAACCTCGTACATCAGTCAGATGCTGACCACCATGAACAAGCATCGCTCCAGTCGGGGGCACAGCAAGTGAACTTCTTACTGGCAGGAGGCCGTGGAGCTCATCCGGCTCTTGCGTCCTATTGGCCAGTACTGCAGCTGGGGACGAACCTTTGGCCACCACCTGTGGAGGATGAGCCGCAGTCCTTCTGCTAGCTCCGATGGGTCCAAGCTCACCTGGGAGAGTTCAATTTCCAGCAGTGACCCCGGTGAGGGCCCAAGCAACCGTTACACCTATGATGAAGTTGAGCTGTCCAGTGAGGATGACTACCTCTGAAACCTTCCCCATCCAACAGGTCAGTCAATTGGGTTTGGTTCAAGATTCCAGAGACAGAGCTGCATGTACAGAAATGGTCCTGCTGACTGATTCAGATCCAACTGTGACACTGTTCTGCTTGGATGATCACTGCCTCAGTATTTAAAAGTGTTAAGGACTTTCCTACTTGTAATGTACCAATTCTTTCCTGCCCAATGGGGACTGAGGTTATGAACAGCTCTGCTGTCATTTCCTGGGATTATTGTGGCTGCATTTTGTACCCTGAGGTCAGAATTTCTGACAGCTGttaaaaagtcttaaatgtaatatttttactgGCCTGGTGTGGACAGTAACCTAAGTTATAATTGTTTGGGCTGAAATGTTCTACTTCTGTACAAGTGAGGCTGTTAAATCAATTTTTGTGGCATCAGACCTGTAGCAAACTGCCATTTCTGCTGACAGGTGATTTGACGTCAGcaattcattgttttaaattggtttaataattttatacagCCTGTCTGAATAGGTCAAGTTAATAATGCCTTTATTGAAATGTCATGTGTTAGTAAAAAATTTACTAAAATGTCCGTATTGACCAATGTGATTGTGAACATGGTATGAAACATAATTctttgttaaagtaaaaaaaacaaaaaaacattgctcTTAAAATACAAACTTGAGTTCACCTCCTTTGTCATGTACAGTGTTGGCTGTAATGTTATGTACTAATCTGTAAGTGTGTCTAGCTTTTAATAAATGGAGATGCTCTAGGTTGTGCTGTAATCTTTACTCTATGAATCGCATTTATTTGAATACTGACAATAGAAGCAGACTTGTCTACGTTATTTAAGACATGTTGGtaacagttaaaacatttttgtaataattcaTCATGGTTTATGTTTACACCTGAAATTGCAGACAAGTAACAGTTATTTGCGTTTCGTTTTACTTTGCCCAGCATTCTTTGGAGTGCAGCCATCTTATGGGACATTCCTGTATTTTGACAAAATCATAAGTTGTTCGGTCTGGGGCTGTGAGTTTGCTTTAACAGGAATTTGaagatatatttttacatattacatGCTGAAGTTTGcagatgcattttaaatgtagagATTTTTCCCTCATGCTGTGCAATAAAAGGTATTTTTTTCGACAGTTTCTTAAAATGCTTGTTAACCAAGAAACTTACATGGGAAAGAGGCAATTAggtccaaacaaacaaaaaaagcaatagATCACTCACTGATCTAATGTAAAGCAATTCAACCAATGCTATGTTAACACACCTTCATAATGGCGAGTTGTAACGATGCCCCTCATCTGCCTCTGGACCTGCATCAAAATACAGTGATGAGCAACAAGCGTGTGAAATCAGAACAGGCAGTacgatttaaaaaaatcatttaattaaatataaacaagaCGGAGACTCACCTTGGGAAGTCTTTTTCCATGAAGACAGAATGTGTTGTAATACCAGAAACATTAATATCAGAAATGCACTCACCCAGTGGCCTTTTGTTTATTTAGCTGCAGCGTAGGTTGGATTTTTGTTCTGACTTGTAGAGTGAGCTGTACATCTGCTGGTCATTTTAAATTGACAGACATTGCATAAATAGTTCATTGTTAGAGCCACTTCATTTAGGATCTAGAAATAATCAGAATGGCTCAGGTTATTTTTGACTAAACAtgcaaagttgtgttttttcacaTCACAAATAAAATCCGTGCCACAGATTGTAAATGACCTTGTTTCATTCACTGTCTTGTAAAATTTAAGCCTGCTGGTCTTTAAGTTCTTAGTgtgaaggtttttaaaaaggttttatttgtgGTAGAGTAACTCCGTTAACCTGCACTGATATTTTAACAGTGCCAAATGTTCTATTTAGTTGTGGACAAATGCAGATGTGTTATTGCTTTTTTGgcaatttatacatttgttttatctgtgaCGGCAACTAAAATACTTTGGCTTCCTGTAGTGTTTTCATAGTCTGTATGTTGCGTCTGACTTTcgtataaaacatttaatttgttttgaccCGACTGATCATGAATCAATAGGTTGTGTTGTTCACATGAAATGCTGATATAATGGCTTTGTTATTTCTAACATGGTGGCTGATGTTAGTATCTTGTGTGTACTAGCATGATAcggtatatgtgtatgtatatacattGTGTTATGCAATTTACAGTAATAGTGGGCTGTTTATGGTCCTGATCCATCCACTCTACTAACAACATTGCTTTTTGGTTCTGCTTGAGGCTCAGTTTTGTTGAACTATAAGGGGTTAAAgaattaaagcatttaaagatAGTACATTAAGTATAAATTATCTGATAACGCTACAATTATATTGATTTTGAGCATATTGGTCAACGTTTGTCTCTGGCTTTCTAGCTACAGTGGAAGAGCCAACAAGGTCTGTGTGGTACTACAAGTTGTTTTCCAGTACATGGTGTGAGTAAAGGATCTTTTCTAGCAGTAGCTGACTTTCTCCTCACTTTTGAGAACCACCACAGACAGTGCTAccaactttaacattttaataccaGATGGCAAGAGCATTTACAGTCAGAGAAAACgtacagtaaaaaaattaaaatatcaacTGCTtctataaaatgacaaatagcAGCTAAGTATAGCACAAGATGTAAAATACTATAGAGATTTTACTTTTGCAAACAATGCGATCTGAAtcataatttcttattttttgtcctgtttatcccatgagttcagtgtcgccacagcggatcattgtgcgcatgttgatttggcccagtttttacgccggatgcccttcctgacgcaaccctccccagtttctaccgggcttggaccggcactgcacagctggggaggggaatgggctgttaggggttcagtgtcttgcccagagacacttctacatatagccgggaccgggaatcgaaccactgaccccgtggtccgtggacgactgccctaCCAACTGAGTGCACAGATTTCTTAGAAAGATTGGATTTCGGGATGAAAATGTGCAATGAATGTCTCAATCCTCTGATGTTGGGCACCTCTTCACATTACTTACAGTACAATTGTATTTGTAAAGCACATGCACGACAAAGTTCTCCTTCCTGTATCAAATCAGTGGTTCTAAATCAGATCACTGATGGAGCCAAATGAGAAGTACTACTCTGACTTCCACTAGTGGAGTCAAATACATTACTCCATCTAATTATTACATGACAAGGTCACTAAGCGAACATACCCCATAAAATCTAAAGCACATTTTGGCAGGCAGCAAGACAGCAAAGCAGGAGTGTTATACTGATGACAACTAGGCCAGAAAAAAGAAAGCCCTGCTCTTTAGATTTGCCAAGAAACATCTTTTCATGAATAATTTGGTTCTGGAGTGACAGCGGCTGAGACTAATCAGCGTTGGCCTTTAGTGAGAACGTTTAACAGGCAGTGGGCCGAACTATTTACCCATTTACTGTAGTATCATCTCCCTCTGTTTGTTTCCTCAGGTCCATCAGTTTAAAAATAGCTAAATCAACTTCCCAATAAAAAgtctacagaaaaaaattagGCACTAAAGATTTCAGAAACAGTGCATATTTCTTTTGGGATCTTTCAATaacctgaaaaaaatattgGAGCACACCACTTTTTAGCTTTGGAggactgctttaaaaaaaaaaaaacagatgcttCTATGAGTATAATGAAACCATTTCCAACTGACCTCTCACCACTTGAATGCAGGGAATCTTTACTCTCTAGACACAAGTACATATATATGAGGTGACAAGAAAAATATTGGTACATGTATGAGTTTAAGCAGACGCCTAATAAAAACAATGGCTAAATCCAAACATGGAAAGctggaaatgcattttaaaggGGATCCAGAGCAAAAATCTATTGTCACAATTCATTTGCTTGAAAAACGCCCTTACAGTGGAAAATATCCTATTCAATAGAATAAATATGGTTGTGCAGCTATAATGACTGTAGCTAATATGCTTAGCCCACCCATCAGATCGGCTGCTTCAGTTACAACAGTAACATAAATGCATGTAGATAAACTAAGTGCTAATTAACTCTACCACCATACAGCACAGTACATTATGTTAGACCATCATGTGATTTTTCTACTGTAATAAATATAGTAGTATCAAAACTTCATTATCTGTCTTTAGACACATTTCAGCACCACCTTAGTCAGACTAAACACAGCCAGTTCTGTGTCTAGTCCAGTGTGAGACAGAAGAGCAGTAcaggaaacagacaaacaggGCAGCTAAGAAAAGCTGAAATCCAATTAAATTGTAAACTTAATAATTCCAATTTATACCAAAAGGATAGTAGGGATAAATTATGTGCCCATAGATTCAGACCTTAGGTTAAATGTAAGCCTGCTTGGAGTAGATCAAGTTGGCCCACAAGGATTTGTCAGGaactttttattgtattttctactCTACGGGGTAAATGACGTGATcataaacagtgaaaacaaagccATAGTGTTACTTTTAAATGGCACTTACTGCAGCATGTCCTGCTTTATGTCCAACAATGCACAAAACTGGCAAAATACACAGCTGGAAATTTGAGCCATGACTCTGGATTTTAGATCTAAAATCTATGTACGCTACAACAACATGGCAAATATGAACTATGTGATCATAACTCAGAACATCCTGTGTGCTATATCTGAAGAAAAGGCAGATTCTGTAATCACTACCTCATACAGAGCACTGGCTTCTCAAAAGCATCTGATTCATCTTTAATTCAACATTTGGCACAGATCTGTAGCCAAACTGAAGTGACTCCCAGCCTGAACATTTCTCATCTGCTTTTGAGAAAACTACATTCACCtaacaaatatgaaaagtaaCAAAGAATAATTTGCTAAAGCCTCGGATTTACATTCATTCTGTCAGTCCGGTGGTGTACAGTTCATACACTGCATCCAACAGTGCAGAAACAAAACtcttacattttaaagacataatTTAAGTTTTGGTCTAATGCAACATTTGGTTTCTAATCAACTACTAATAGGACAGAAACAGTGGAAGCAACTCATGTATTACCACAATCTattcactgttttcattttgtgtgagGTTCAGTTTCTTAAATGTCTTACGTAGAGCTCAGCTGGTGGCGGTGAATGAGCAGGGAGGGAAATGTTCTTAAGCACGTCAGCCTCCGGGCTAGTGTTTAACAGTCCCCACTGCCCCAGCGTTTAAATGGCAGCGATGATATTATTGTATGACAATGGACACTGGTGCTCCTGGGCTTGTGTCCAGAGTCTCTCTGCTCCGTCCCTGATGGCACGTCAGTGAAAGAGGTTTGATTCAGCAGTTCAGTTCCTGCAGGCAGTTTGCCCATAGACCCAGAGGATAAGAGAGAAAGTGGAGAAGGAGTCGCtactttactttaaacatttctgttcCCCTCTTTTTGTCCTGAACGTTTAAATTGCAAATGCCTAATAAACCAATTTCCTTCCTGTGAGTGATGAGGTCtcatatgaaaaatattagGTTCCAAATTCAACAATTCAATCAAATATCAAAACCAATCTTAGTCTATGTTTTTAGTGTCGAATAcagaaattacaaattacaaactCAAAATCCCTTGAAACTAACATATTCTGTCAATAGAAGTACTATATTCAGCTCTCATCATCTGTACCTGCCTCTCGACACTctcactttctccctctctctgtcactcttctGTGATGGTGGGCAGGTGAGGGGTAATGGGTGAACTGGGAGTGCTCCTCAAGTCTGGCCGGACGTGGACACTGGAGATGGACCACACATCACTCAACTCTGCAAGGTGAACAGAGATGCAGTTATACAATACTTTCACATACGAAGGAGCAGTGTGGGTAAAAAAGGGGCTTGAGAAGCGTGTGTgcgtttggggggggggggggcacataTATCCAGACATATAGCCAAGCACAGGTAATGTGAGCACCAAAAGTCTTATTTTCACATAGGCTGTTGTGAGCAAGCAGTGTGCACGTGCACAGATGAGATAGACCATGCAAACCACTAAGCTTGGATGAAGAGAAGACAGTAAACCAAGTAGGATTTTCTGTGACAAAAATTAGAGCAAAGCTTTTTTGGGCTTTTCTTGAGCATCtcagacattttttaattcCACTCAATTGTAAATACCAACGGTAACTCAATAGTGTTGTTTTGCTGTGACTTGTCTTGTGGTGctttaacaacaaataaaaaataaattcacattaaTCTCTTGCTTGGCTTTACATTTTAGACACCAGTTGCAGGCTAAGATCTATGCAACTTTTTAATATGCTTGTTTCCTTCAAGAAACATAAAGACCTGTAGAAACAACAAGGGTTCTGGAGTCATACAAGCTTCTGGAAGGGCAGACATGCAGGACTGACATGCAAGGTTGTCATTGGTTGAAGGCCAAAGGGAGGGAGATGAGGGATCCAGCAGAGGAGTCAGAGTGGAGGGGGACCCAGCGAACACAGATGAGCTCTGGAGAGTCGGAcgtacacacagatacacataaaacacagcacTTCATGCAAAGAAGTTCACCAAAAGAAATGTCTTGTTTCTGCTGGTTGAGCCACAGCTTGGACCAAGCTGCATTTAAATGAATATTCTGTTCTCTGTTCAGTTCAGAGGGTAAGTTCCTGTTCTAAGTCTTTAGCAGCAACTTGCAGTGAGGTTTACATGAATAACACTGTTGATTTTAGATATGCTGGTGGCTACATAACAACTTACAACATGTTTGtgcaagacacaaacagagaagcatttttttaataaagactgGCTTCTGTATTAAAGCCTGACTGTTCTAATCAACAGAaattgatttatatttatgttctcTCTCCCACAGGGACAGCAACAAGCGTATTTCCccaaatattacattatttgttTAACAGTGCAGCAAAGGCACATTCTGCAAGTCCTCATATATAAAGTTTACAATTTCTCattgtattaaaaattatttaatttagatATTCACCTTTCTGTCTTTTGCAGTTCTCCCACAGTGAGGAGGCTACATACCATAACCTCCAACAAATACACTATAATACAGCAACTCTCAGCCAGGATGGAAACAAGccattagaaaaaaattaaatgagacCTATTTATAAAATATCTAATACTACTGCTTTACATTTATCCACAATGATGCAGTGTATAAGCACAATGCTGAAGTGAGAGTGAGGAGAGGAAAAATGCCTCATACCAGTCCTAAACTTGCTGTATGGTCCGTTCTCATGAGGCTGACGGCTGCCAGACCAGAAAGGcaggcctctctctctccacctgttacatacacacaccaaaggAAGATCAGAGGAAAGGAGAATAACCAGCTGTTTGTGGTTCTGTGAGATTGGTAAGTCTGTTGCCATGACTGCTTTGATGTACACTGAGCATACATGCGGTAATGTGTGAGAGTGAGTCCAGGTGAGTGTTGAATAAAGCCCATgtataaaacagagaaaggaagaaCTGATTAGAAAAGCGGCCCTTTGTGGTGAGGGGCCTCATCTGGCAAACAGGATGCAGGATTAATCTCACCGACATTCACCTTCTTTGCAGACCCTCAGTTTAACAGCCAGGTTCTGCTCAAAGTAACTTGTTTGTATAACATGACGTCTGAACTTTTACGAGGTCAAAAGAGTTACTGGCATCATGTGACATACTCACATACATGTCAACATTAGTTCAAATGACATTTGTATCCCCACAATGGCATCTCAGTTTACACATCAATGAAATCTCATTAGCAGCCACGATGACTCAGCCCTGCATAGCTTCACCACCCCAACAGCAGAGGAAAGTAATTATGGGAACACAATCTGTGTCTACACACCAATGGAATATGAAAACTGCAATGATGAAGAAGGCAGACACTGCATCAGTCAGAATCCACATCAGATTGTATTGCTCCGGAGtctagagagagacagagagaaagggcTGATTGCTTTTGAAAGAAAAGGTTGCGTGATTAAAGAACATTAATACGAAAGTGCATATTCAAATCTTCAAATTTTTTTGAATCCACGCAGACACACAGGTGGTGAAGGAGAACATTTATGTAACCACAAGGTCACAGACACAATCCTCAAACACCCACCAGTCTGATACAGAACATCTGCTCCTGCCACTCATTGGAAGTCAAAGCAAAATAGAGCAAATTCTAGATGTCTAAAACATAAAGGTACCAGCCTGGTAGTTTGACTGAAATATTGTGAGGTTTAACTCACAAACAGAGCATCAGTATGcctgtaaatatttaacacGACTAAGCAATGGTAGTTCattgaaaacataaatacagtatataatgtagAAATACTGATGTCAATGAATGTGAacagattaaacattttctccatttgcctttatactttttattttttgacagatcataatatttatttaaatgttactaACAATAACTGTTACCAATTCTAGACATCTGTTAAGTATTGAAAAGGAATTAATGAAcgaaactaaaacatttttgctaaGCTTTGTATGGCTAGAGTCATACCCAATGTAAATGATCATGCTAATTTGTACCACTAGCACTGCTCTACCAGTGTTATTCAGGAGAGCAGAGATCATAACATATGATGATGCTGAAGACCTGGATCTGCTCACCATCAGGAAGAGCGGCTTGTCGATGTTGGACAGGATATGGATGGAGTTGGTGGTTACAGACTGAGCTCCTGCACACCAAGCCAGAGTGTAGAGCCATGGCTGGCTGATGACATACAAGTTAGTGCTGATGTTTACTGACTGGTACTTGCtgtaaagagacagaaacagaaagggaagaaagggagaataggactttgactgggtcgtTCTAACACATGAACATGCTTTGATGTAAACCATTctattgtagctctggctgtatgtttaggatcgttgtcctgctggaaggtgaacctcctccccagtctcaagtcttttgcagactcagGTTTACTTCTAAGATTGTCTTgcatttggctccatccatcttcccatcaactctgaccaacTTCCATGtacctgctgaagaaaagcgtccccacaacatgatgaccatgtttcacggtgggcatgatgtgttcagggtgatgtgcagtggtAGGTTTAGGTCACACGTGACGTTTTTCATGTAGGCCAAAGAGTTacattttggtctcatctgaccagaggaCCTTCTTCAACATGGTTGCAGTGTTCCCCCACTTGGTTTTCTGTCAGTTTTCGGTCACTCAACtttttcttcaccttttttccAGATCCTTCTCCTGCAGCATCTGTTTATATACAAGTACCTCCCACTCAATTTGCTTGTAGCATTATTAGCCTCTCTTATCtcctttgaaatacatttttctctgtaaCTAAGTGCttgaatgtactgtacatctgtATGTCGATGttcttattttagtttaaacaaaaaagtaaatgtatcaGTTTCTGTTAAAGTCCATTGTTGCTAAAATGCTAATTCAATTAAATATGaagatttacatttcatttcatgaaAATCTGTTTTGTAATAATGATACTAATATACAAATATAGGATTACTATACTATAATGATTGCACTCTTTCCTAATATGCAGCAGAATAGTTTCCAAATTAATCTGCTTGTACCTGATCTGCTGTTGAGACATGGTGCTGTAGTGCAGGTTCAGTCTGATGATATGGGCATCTGCCAGTTCCTGAATAGAGGCCTTTCCTCCAGAGGTCTGCTGCAGCTCTGGGTCGACAGCCTGGACCAGCTCTCGGTCTTCAGATGGCAGCCACAGCACctaaaccaacacacacagttaaacaaCAGTCAGTCATagtgaacaaaatgtaaaacacaagtaggaattaattaaatcaaaaaaataagaaaagggaAAACTGTTATTAAAAAGACTGAAACATTAATATCTAATATGGTAAACACTGATCCAAGAGATTAACATGAACCTTAGTTATTCCTCGAATATCGAGCTGAACAGAAAACTAATcagaaatgcaataaaaacagtaatttcATCTGTCAACaaaaagtataatttaaaaGATCTTTTTTAATACAGCCCCTCCAAACTATTACCTGTGAGGATTTAATGTGGGCCCGCACCACCTGCAGAGTAGTGTTTATGTATAACTGAGTGTAAGGATGTCCATAAGGTGGCCTTCGCAGGTCAAAGAGCACTAATCTGCCACTACGGGCTGCTACCTCCAGGAACTGAGCCAATGATGGAATCGACTGGTTCTGGGCCTGGTAGCGGTCCATTTCAGACAGGGAGGACACAGTACCAAATGGATCCCTCTGTAAAACACAAGCATGttcatggtaaaaaaaaaaagaaaggtgtTTAATtgcttaaaaattaaaactagaCAGCTGGATTCTTTGCACTCCACATTTATGCCCTTTATTTGAAGCCTCTCTTATACAAATCTAGATTCCGGTTTCTtgaatttcatgtttttacataaagGAGGACTTTCTTCTCACGGCTTAGTAAATCATTAAACCTTTTGTTTCTGTGAATTGTAAATTTCACAATTCCTGtattttgtttgagtttttatttaagctctaaaaagaaatgtacataCACAAGCCAAATGTCTTAGGTTAccggaggggaaaaaaaaaaaagctgctatCAAGTCTGAAAgtgatccaaaaaaaaaacgatgaCAGATCCACACAGACCAAATCGTAGAAGAGACACAACCTCATACAATATCATAATATACATTTGTTTCCTGGGATTTATTAGTAGATTACAGAGTCCGTCCTTTTTTCTAGTGTAAATGTCAGGAATatggttaaacatttttaagcCACATcttagggaaaaaaacaaccaacgagaacaacaacaaatagtgtatgtgtttgctttTACTCACTGATAAGAACCAGTCACCAGCATTCAGTTGCTGTAGCTCAGCCCATGTGAACATTGAGGCATCAAGATGTGTTCGATTTGGGAAAACCTCAGCAACATTAGTAGTTCTCCTCAGAGTGGAATCATGCATCAGGAAGGGAACACCATCATAACTACAGATAATGAAAAAGAGTGATCCAAAGTCATTGAGATTGTTCAGATCATTCAGGTCATAAGCATCCTCAAAAGGTCTGTTCACTGCTGAAAAACAAGTTTAGCCTTAGCCCACACAACACATACACTCAGATTACCTCACCAAACTCTCGAACGTTTATTTCCACGGAAACTGGCAACAAGCCACCATCATTCACACAGATTCATGGGGTCATCAGCATTGAATAAACCAAACCTGCTAATGCTCAGAAAATCAGGCTGTGCTGCTAATCCCCTTGGGTTCAAGATGTAAAATAGTGTGCTAACCCACCGGATGTGGGTTAATGGAAGCACTAAGAGATACCTGGATCATGCCAGTAATCACCTTAGTTCTATGGtgtgggggaatagagtaaatttagtcatttggttagataattagcaaacaggcaaacaaagtGGGTTTATTTAAGAGGTCACAGAGAGAACAAGGAGTTCTGTCTTCAATTCTTCCAAGAGCTAGTAAAACTTGACtaaggaagaggaaaaacttcTATTACAGTGGTTTAGGAGGTACCCTGTGACTGTACTCTGCAGAGCTGTTTATAATTTTTGAAATGCTCCCACAAGGCAAACAAATCTATCTGGAAACCCAATGAAACAGAATCAATATGtttattgatttaataaaaGACAGACAAGAGGTAAAGGATAGAGAAACTTTGAAAAAACACCACAGTATAAATTTTACTTCTacatattaacattttgtatTCAACAAATAATGTGTCTacagacacaacacacatacCTGATGGTGATGTCCGTCTCTAGTCCTTCCCCTCCTGCTTCCACCGCTTTCTCAAATGACATCACAGTATTCTCTGGAGCaagctgcaaaacacacacaaatcagacAAAAAATTGCCACTGTCATTAATaatgcacatacatgcacagtCAGAGACAGACTGTTCACATCTCAGTAGTGATGCTAaagactaaaatgttttataaccAACAGATGGTGGTAAATGTTAGTAGTAAAACACAGACTTTATAGAATTGGGACAAATTCATCTGTCATAGGCCAGTTCGGTCTCACCATTGGAGCTCCTCTGTGCCCAATGAGTGTTGGGGCAGGTCCCAGAGTTCCTGGTTCTTTAATGCAGGGAGAGTACATTCCCAGAGGAACCAGGTagagagagaacagaacagaaaggtAGAGACCCAGGACAGCCACCTGACGCACTGAagaacacacataaaaaacatgacatgtaCACCGATTTAATACctataatatacagtaagtacACAAAACTAACAGACAGACTCACTTGAACTGTATGTAGCATACATGTACCTTATGTAAAAATGATAACTTTTTCAGGATAACATACATTATAGTAAATCCCAATTGGAATAATATGGGGGTTAGGTGAA is a window encoding:
- the gdpd4a gene encoding glycerophosphodiester phosphodiesterase domain-containing protein 5 isoform X2, giving the protein MPVTRLKLGKLKVVRRQLLQRYEHQPFVSCVAGLYGCQWRRYQRARAQPGECCCSKVECGSFGLLILTFCLSFVFLYFWSEAQNDYDDFDWFNFGFLGFWFPWSLVLLVVAATLFTYIALLLVLAICLLSEGQRLYLHWSHKAGIVVTLAFSVTATAVLSDLWSKEWKTLLLSLQVTAPFLHLAAVALMAILSWPIALHFFRMNKKVRQVAVLGLYLSVLFSLYLVPLGMYSPCIKEPGTLGPAPTLIGHRGAPMLAPENTVMSFEKAVEAGGEGLETDITISYDGVPFLMHDSTLRRTTNVAEVFPNRTHLDASMFTWAELQQLNAGDWFLSRDPFGTVSSLSEMDRYQAQNQSIPSLAQFLEVAARSGRLVLFDLRRPPYGHPYTQLYINTTLQVVRAHIKSSQVLWLPSEDRELVQAVDPELQQTSGGKASIQELADAHIIRLNLHYSTMSQQQISKYQSVNISTNLYVISQPWLYTLAWCAGAQSVTTNSIHILSNIDKPLFLMTPEQYNLMWILTDAVSAFFIIAVFIFHWWRERGLPFWSGSRQPHENGPYSKFRTELICVRWVPLHSDSSAGSLISLPLAFNQ
- the gdpd4a gene encoding glycerophosphodiester phosphodiesterase domain-containing protein 5 isoform X1, translating into MPVTRLKLGKLKVVRRQLLQRYEHQPFVSCVAGLYGCQWRRYQRARAQPGECCCSKVECGSFGLLILTFCLSFVFLYFWSEAQNDYDDFDWFNFGFLGFWFPWSLVLLVVAATLFTYIALLLVLAICLLSEGQRLYLHWSHKAGIVVTLAFSVTATAVLSDLWSKEWKTLLLSLQVTAPFLHLAAVALMAILSWPIALHFFRMNKKVRQVAVLGLYLSVLFSLYLVPLGMYSPCIKEPGTLGPAPTLIGHRGAPMLAPENTVMSFEKAVEAGGEGLETDITISYDGVPFLMHDSTLRRTTNVAEVFPNRTHLDASMFTWAELQQLNAGDWFLSRDPFGTVSSLSEMDRYQAQNQSIPSLAQFLEVAARSGRLVLFDLRRPPYGHPYTQLYINTTLQVVRAHIKSSQVLWLPSEDRELVQAVDPELQQTSGGKASIQELADAHIIRLNLHYSTMSQQQISKYQSVNISTNLYVISQPWLYTLAWCAGAQSVTTNSIHILSNIDKPLFLMTPEQYNLMWILTDAVSAFFIIAVFIFHWWRERGLPFWSGSRQPHENGPYSKFRTELSDVWSISSVHVRPDLRSTPSSPITPHLPTITEE